CTACGGTGTCGTATGAGACAGAAAAACCGCACTCACCTCTGCGAATCTCGCTTCCCTCGCTCGAGCagtttctctcttctcctcggCCATTTCCCTATCACGTCTCTCGcgttcagcttctttctcctctcttgTCAATTCTTTTACTTTGGGTCTGACATCAGATCGATGACTCTCTCttgatctatctctatccCTTCGACTAGATCCAATGGAATCTCTTCTAgatctctccctctcccgttctcgttctcttcttcgtcgatgtctttcctctctctcttcctcagtctcctcttccctccttctccttctctctcttctttcctcctcagTCTCCTCATCTCTTCGTCGATGTCGCTCACGTCGTTCTTCCTCAGTCTCGTCCTCTCGATGTCGTCGAtgtcttctttccctttcgCGGTCTCGGTCCTGATCTCGCTCACGGTCTCGGTCGTCGTCATCGGTTCGGTGTCGTCTCGAGGATCGATGGTGGGACCTATCACGCTGAGCGTcacgatcatcttcttcgttttcgTCTTCACGACGACGTTTCTCACGGGAACTGTAAAAGTGCAAGGGAAAAAATGAACAATGTTAGCTTGAATGAATgaaaagggaagggaagaaagtgagGGATCGCATGACTCACCTAACTAATTCAGGTGTCCTATCTCGCCCATTGACGGGCACTGCATCGGGAGGTGGCGTGTCTGACATGCTGATGTTGCCTTTTTGTATAAGATATGCAGAGTAGAGGGAAGAGCaaggaggtgaaagaagttgaaaagaAAGGTATAGCAAGCACACCGTGACAGGTTGAAAAGGTAAGGTAGATGAATGGAGAATATTTGTCTCATGAGTTTTCCGTTAATTATCCCAAATATCAGATCAACTACACGATACCGACTTTTTATCCAGCTTCAACCAAAGACGATCCATCCAAGCACCTATACATCTATACATcactacatatatatatatatttatacGTACACCACCTAAAGCATACTCGCAGACCCATTACGACCAATACAATCAACATGCCACTATACGAGCTATTCTGCATAGCAGTACATAACCCCACCTCCTCGGTAAGTACCCTTCTTCCGCTCCTGCTTCTTGTCCTTCCCGAGTACGACCTACACCAGGTTGAGCTGACTGTGTTCCGTTGCGTTTGCTCTGATAGGTCAACTTGCGATCGGTCATCAACTCTTTATCTAATCAGATACATTCAACCGGAGGAGTAGTAAGGGATATGAAGAAGCTGGGTATTAATCTGACTTTACCTCAGAGGATGAGGCGGATGAGGCAGTATCATgagagaggagagtgagTTAACCATCGTCTCCATCGAATGCGACCACACAATGTGTACAGCCAGTGCAGTGTGAAAggattgagctgatatatgtatatgtgtgtacGTAGCCACTTTACAATGACTTTCGATACTTCTCCTATCGTACTTAAGAGGTTGGACGAAACTCTTCGAAGGGATCCTTCGATCATCCGATGGACGTTATTGAAGAAAGCTACTAAAGTGTATGTCTATATCTCTCACGATCAGCATAACTCAGAACTCAGCTAATCTTGATGACATTTCGATTATAGGAAAGATCTTAATAAACTTTTGAATTCATCTATCGAATCGCACGGTATCGAACCGAGACAAGTGGAGATGTAATTTCAGTACTAGCTTAGCTTAGCTTGAGGTGAGGAAACTGCGTGAGGTCATTTGGCTTCATTGGAAAGAGCAAAGAGCACAAATATGGCATAGTGCAGGATAATAGGTGATGCGCCAGTGAAGGCAACGGgaacagaagatgattgaatcAAGTGAAATTTGTAATAACAATTTGTATAACCTGCATGCGATACCCATATCATTCGTACCAAGCTACCAAGCTACCAAATATCAACAGCTCTATAAACGCCTAATCAATGAGCCATATGTACATTGTGTTTGGTGAATTGTGCATGATACTGAAGATATTGGATTTTTGGCATTTCATCATGGCAACCTTAGGGACCTCCACTTGAGAGACCACCCAAACCAACCTCGGAATCCCAACATGTCGATATTGCACTTCGCACTGTTGACatactctctctctctttacTCACTTGACCCTTCTTTGCTCAGTTGTCACCTCcaaacaatcatcaacaggGAAGGAGAGTAGATAGCCTCATAATCATCACGCCTCCGCCATGTCATCTTCCACGTTCAactccatcctctcctcccttCCACGTCGTCTAACAGACCTCGAGACCTTCCAATTACCCAGGTTGGTATCGTGTAAAGGGCCATTGGATCTGCACAAGGAGCTAGTCGATGAGATGCGAGGTGACTTGGAAGGGGTCAAATACAACTTAGATGTAAGTCAGGTAGGAAATCATTGGACAATGTGCAAGATGTTATGTGCTGATCAAAGTATTGATTGGTTCAGTTGGCCAAAGAGATGTCATATTCCTTACCATCCCACGAACAAGAAGATGCTCGGAGTAGAGTCCACGAGCTAGAACAACAATATCTATCGTATGTCTCTCACTCCCGGTCCATACTCCTAAAATCAATGTTGGTAGTACAGTTAGCTGATAAGTATTGGATGATAGTATCAAGAGATCTTTCCGTCAGGGAATGTTAGATTCCAAACGATCTATCCTAACTAAACGATCGAGAGTACACGAGCTATCAGAGAAGAATAATAAGAGGTatgaattggatgaaagTAGGATaggagatgaggatataccaaaaggtaaaggaaaagCTAGGAGTGCAGCTGAGTTTGGAATGGGGTGAGTCGAAAATTGTCACACCAAACTAAATAAACAGGTCGTGCTGATGAAGGTGCTTTGATGGTATTCAGCGAAGACGACGAACTTCAAACAAAGACCAACGAAGTGACTGTAGCATTAAGACGAACCACAGAATTGATGCAGActgaattggagaaatcGGTATTATCGATCCAAACATTGGGTAAGTAAAAGCAATTTATCATATATTCATCAATACCGGATACTCGGCTCgtgatatcttccttcctaaCTTCCCTATGTATATGTAGAATCATCCACCCAAACCTtactttccacttcatccctATACGATCGGTACACCTCCCTCCTCGACCTCTCAGGCCAGTTGGTAAAAGCAATCGAAAAAGCAGATTTCCTCGATCGGATTATCATTTTCTCCGCTCTAGGGTTTTTCTTCCTGGTCGTTGGGTTTATTCTCAAACGACGTATATTGGATAAGACTGTTGGAGTGGTGATGGGAGGTGTAGGAAGGGGTGTGGGGTGGTATCTATTTGGAACGGGACGATTGATCAAATATGCTTTCAAAGGTAGAACGAACGGGAGTGGTCTGGTGGATATCGAAAAGGGTCTAGGATCAGAAGAGGTTAATCAGTTGTTGGAGAAGGGAATTGTGATCAATCAAGATTCAGCTATAGGTGGACAACACCTCGAGCATGATATGGACTTGGCTGATCCTCCTATGGAAGGGGCAATACCAAGCCAGGTATATGATGCTAGTAAACGAGCCAGTGGGAAGAATGTTAAAATTGAGGTCATACacaatgatgagaatggtagGATTCAACCAAGTTGGGTGAAAGATGAGTTGTGAGATCGGAAGATTGTAAAATAACATATAATGTACATGCATATCTTAGACAGATCATCtattttatatatatataccagaTGAAAATCAACCAAGTTATCGAGTTAACAGCAATCCAAATCAAAACCTACAACTTCTGTAGATTcacttctccctctccttcatTCAATTTCGGTACTTCCACAACCCCTTCAACAGGTCTGATCAGCTCCGCCGTACTTTTTCCCATCACATCTTCCCTCAATTCCCCAACTTGCTGTACTGTTTCAGCGGGAGATGGGTTTTCTTTGATATTTTTCAAGATATCTTCCACTTTTTCCAATTGTTTCTTAACCGCTAAACGATCTTTGAACAACTGTTGTTTGCCCAACTccaaattcctcttctcattttCCAATTGTTCTTCCAGCGTTTCGaacaatttcaatttcaattccACCTTTTTAACCTGAGCTGAAACTAGACGAGAGACCAATCCTGACAATTTCGATTCTTCATGTAATGCCAGTGCTTTCGCTTTTGACGCCGCTGAAGATAAAGCAATGGTAGCTGCTCTTGATACATCGTTTGATGATGgtcccttttccttttcctgtACAGCTACTGTTGTGTCGGtattatcttctttctctccatttTCCACCTGTGCGCCCTCactttcaccatcaactaccatcccatccttttccttttctccctCCGTCTTGATCAccttatctttctccttgTTCTCGCCGTCCTCCcctcccctcttcctcttcaatccctTTGCCAACTCTCCCAAAGCACTctgagcagcagcagcagccacAGCAGGTCCAACGGCTGACGCCAAGAAAGTCACAACAGACATGACAGGGTTCTCCGATCCATCAAATGGTAATCCGTTAATTCCAGCTTGGTACTTTAACGGTCCAAGGTCCGCAGCAGGGTCCGAAGTGAGATAAGGATCTTCGATGGGGAGTTGTAGGAATTTCGCAATACATTGTTCTTTTGATCTCGTTCCAACGTGTTCAGCGACATTttgccaatcatcatcaaacattTCCACACCTTCTAAAAGCAATAAAGTCTCCTGATCTGACCATTCGCTACCTAAtcccgaagaagaagattgttTGAAAGTCTCTTCGTCCAATCGAACGAAATCTCCAGAGAACATCGTAGAGGGGAATCGACCCGATACGAAACATGATGGACATAAAGTATattcaccatctttgatcGAATGGTATCTCGTTCGTGTACAGTCCGTTCCGCAAGTATCACATGAGAACGTCTGTGTTTTAGGTACACTGTCGCCATTGGTCGTAGAAGCGATTTTGGTAGCCTCGGCTGAACTGATAGGTTTGGACGATTTGGAAGTGGAATGATAGATTGTCTTGCGCAAGTCGAGATTGGATGAATGAGGGGTTATACCATTGGTTTGAGCGGTGAGGGAGAGTGAACCGGTATTGGGTCTTGTTCCTGGATGAACGAGGTTGGAGAGACCTTTGGGAGTATCGAGAGTCACTCGGAAATGACCTGTGAAAGGTGGACCAAGGGCTGCAGGACGTGTATCAGGGTCGACCTGTAATTTATCGAATCAGCACAACCCCTTCGTTTTGAGGGGAGAAGACTTACCTGGTAATTTATCAAACCCCACTGTTCTAAAAACGCATGAACCCTCATGATGGCACCTACATCACCCGCCAAATTCCTCCTACAAGCAGTGACCGTGAGGTAGTCTCCTGGGTTCAATCTGTAAGTGTTAATCATGAAATCTCGATAATCTTTGTATATAGCAGGTGTCTTGCTTCTGTTTCTCGACGAGAAGAATTCAGGTAGTGACCTTCTCTCAATTGGGTGGATGGTGGAGAGTGAGAACCAAGAGGAATAAGATGGAATGACTAGAGGGTGAGTCTGAGCTGCTAGGTATGTCGTAGCGAGATCATGTAGTTGCTGAGGTGTTGGTCGTTCGGCTGCTTCAGGTGCTGGAGTAGGTGCTTCGCCTTCTACTGCTGGAGTGGAAGTTTCCATCGGTTCGTCGGTCTGAGCTGgggctgatgatgattctacGAGTAACGAAGATAGTCAGCAAGAGgagttcatcatcgattaGGCAGTGCTCAACAACCACTCACCCCCGTTAGTCTCCCCTACACCACCTATATTCCCAATCTCCCCACTATATATTGgttctctctccctctctttccctaGGGCAGTAGCGATATCATGAGTGGTCACGTCCCCGCCAGTAGCGTCGGTGGTTGTAGGTTCGGCGGAAGGGGTGGATGGTCCACCGGGTGTTGACACTTTGATTGATATTTTAGGCGTTGACATTGTTTATGCAGCCAAGGGGAGGTGCGTTGCAGATGATCAGTCTTGACACCTTTTCAGTCTGTTGATAGTTGATGCTTTGCTGACGTGGTGGAGGAGTGCGAGCAGTGGATGACAATCTCGATGTGGTCGTAATGTTTGTCAAGTTTATACGAGCACGAAGAGGAACATGAGTAACTGCTTGACGCGAAGATCAACGAGAGAGTGCATCAACAACGACTGAGCACAATTCCCTGCAACGGGATCAAATGGGAACAAGCAGAGTGCGGGATTATCCGGTGATATAGCTCTGGGCAATGATAAACGTGCTCTTGTGgcattccattccattccgTTCCAACGATCGCACATGCACCCTGGTTTTTTTCCGtctgactgactgattttTTGACGTCACGCCTAGACCTGGACCTGTGAGCTGGATAGTATCGATTACGAGATAACCAGTAGTCGAACGAACATTGCTCAACATCCCATATCATATTCGtatttcctttctttctcacaACTCTCCTTACAAACCACCAGACCCCATATTGTCAGAAACAACCACTACTGTCGAGTGTATCTGACTCCAGTCTAAAAATCAATAAAACACCACTACCAAAACAACCAAACTTATCACCTCATTCCACCACGACCCAACAGCTTATCTCTCCCACTTCAACATGCCTCAATCATCCGCTCCACCCGTTCTGTACTCATTCGACGATACCAACCACCTCCAATCATCTTTAGCGAATTTCATTCTCAAAGCGCAAACCGATGCTATCCAACATCGAGGTGTATTTACCATTGCCCTTTCAGGTGGTTCATTGCCAAACAATCTTAAACCCTTAGTTGATATAAAAGAAATTCAATGGGATAAATGGCAAGTATTCTTTGCAGACGAACGAATCGTTCCTTTAGATCATCCCGAATCAAATTATGCTGCGTGCTCAAAAGCTTTCTTGGACCTGGTACCGATAAAGAAAGAACAGATCCATACGCTCAACACCGAATTGTTCAGGGAACAAACGAGGATTGACCCCACGGCAGAAATCaaaaaggaggaagaggatgaagctgagaatgaaGCTGTAGAAATTGCAGATGATTATGAAAAACAACTTGTCAACACATTTGCTGGAGCGAACGCTGCCCGATATCCAAcattcgatttgatcttaTTGGGGATGGGTCCAGATGGTCATACATGTAGTTTGTTCCCTGGACATGAGCTTTTGTCGGAGAACGATAGATGGGTGGCGGAAATTCAAGATAGTCCGAAACCACCCAAGAGGAGGATTACTTTTACGTGAGTAAGAGCAGCTCCTCTTAAacattcttcctctactGTGACTGTTCAACTATTCTTTCACAACTTGCAATGTTTTACGCCTTGGCGTACAATGAGTTGCTGTTTGGCTGATATCCTTCCCATGCTCTCACAGCTATCAAGTCCTCAACCACGCTTTCAGATGCGCCTTCGTAGCTTCAGGAGAAGGTAAACAAGATATGTTGTCTACCATTTTGGATAAACCTGAAGAGGGATTACCATGTTCGAGGGTTAGACCTACCTCGTGAGTGGTCTGCCCGCTTGAAACTCAGACATGACAATCCAACTGTTCTGCCTTATTCGCATAATTCCTTTGTTACATACGTCTCTTGCGACTTTTGACCAACCTGATCGAGATTCGCTGACAATCCTACGATGGTCACAGCCCCGGTCTCGTATTTTGGTTCGTAGACCACGCAGCCTCAGGAAAAGTACAATACCCCAAAACCGAATATAAATGGATCCAAAAAGCTACTGATGACGATCTGATCACTAccgagaggaagaggttgaaggaggagatggacGCTGCTGTCGAAGCGGCTGATCATTAGTCATAGGGGGAGGTTTGGAATGGAAGTACaaaaaaggaagaagcacATTGTTCATAGTTCATCATGATAGAAGAAAATTCCCCTTTTAGTAGCGGTAGTCGTCATACCTTTTAGAGTCTTTTTAATTGTTCATAATACTTCTTTTTCCATATAGATGGTTTGGTTCACCTTTGTGATTAATTGATTTTCTCAATATAGACGGATGAAGTGACAGAAAAGTTAATATCACCACTTCTTTAGTACATCTACAGCTGCATACAACGCATGGCTGAAGACGAAAATCCATGACTGGATATGGGGTATGAGACTGCCAATATGGATTTGAACGTGATAGCAGCCAAGTGTGTCTCTTAATTCCGCCGATAAGTGACCGGAtgaaatcaatcaataaGAGATACATGAGAGTGTACATCGGTTCTATATATAGGGGAACAGTGTGAATATCTAATGAGATCGATCAAGGTCGGATGTTAACTGTATTGAGCAAATCATATCGATCAGCTTAGTCAATTTGGTAATGGTGATGTGGGAAGCGGtgtacactcacatgatTCTCCACATCCACAAGTATCGACCACATTGGGACTATAATGATGAAAATAACAAAGTCAGCGTCTGCATATCCATTCGTCGAAGGATGTTGTGTTGATATCCAGTGACAATCGAGATTGACACTATACTCACTTGTCAAAGACAAACCCCTGACTTAACCTATTATCTCTCCAATCCATCTTACTTCCAATGATACTAAACAAGGCCTTTGAATCGATCAACACTTTAACACCATCCTGTTCGACGACTTCGTCGAATTTCCCACCTGGGGGTGAAACGTAATCTAGATGATAGGCCATACCGGCGCATCCACGTGATTTGACTGATATTCTCAGTAATTTGGGTGAAGTGGGGGATGATATGAGGGCTTTGAGGCGGGAGATGGCGGATGGTGTCTGTGGAAGGGGGGTTAGCAAATTATACGAGTAAAACAATATATCAAAATAAATGGTTCGGTAtacaaagagagagagagtatTACAGTATATCGATAAGATGAAAGGGACGCCCTTGATTCTGACATGAGGATATATGTCAACTTACCATACTGATAGCtgctttcttccctttcaatTCTACTTTCCTCCTTGGCgcagcaggagaaggagcagCATGTGAATTCTTTTCTTTACCCTTTGAGTTCTGATCGGCAATTGGACTTGtaaaggaagttgaagaagggatattcTCAAATTTGGACGGTTGGGATAACGTCTGAGCCAAGGTTGATGCTAGTCTGTATGATGAGGGGGCAAGAGGGGCGTAGTGGAAATGGTGTAAGGTGAGACGGGAGGAAGAGGCGAAGGTTTGTCGTAGTGAGCTTGAGGCCATTTTGACGAATTTGATTGAATGGATGCAGTATACAAGTATGTGTAGATCGTCAACGTATCCGGAATAGCAATCAAAGTTGAAGGATTgaagttgattgataaaGTACTCATATATTATCGAGTATTGATCGGTCAGCCGATTTGATTTCACTCATTCACAAAGGTGGAGTGAGAGTGTACGAGTAAGTGGCAATTCACTCTGCTGACACCGTATTCGATTCTCATTGGACGATATTCCCACTCGATACTCCCTATATCACAAGCAGAGAATATCAttttccctcttcaccatcatctaGGCATGCTTGAGGCTCACTCAGACTATTTCACTGACCATCATGCATAGCAAAATCAACCAATATCCTCTTGTCAGATACTGAGGGTGTACCTTATTAACACTGCCCACTTAAGACCCCCTTGTCGGTTATATCGGACATGTCCTCCGGAATGAGTACGAGGTTCGAGGTTAGTCATGGAATGCGTCATGACATGGTCCAGTCGTGACTTGCATTGTGTTGTAAACAAAAAGGTCAGTTCACGTTTAACTATCAGTGGCCATCGATCAGAATCAAACATAGAGGACGGCTACCAAGATCTCTGAGGGACCTGTGATAAAGCTGGACAAAGGGGGGATTTGCGGTGGATGATCCTTCGCGCGAcccttccatcttccatcaatcgatcgacCTATTCGCATCAATAATAGCGTGAGAGCTACATATACAGACGGATGGGATACGATACCTCGTCAGCTCTCTACTCTGACTTATTCAATCGATCTCACTATCTGCTACTATGCCCCTCTCACCCCCTTTCCGTCCCACCGCAAGTGGTTCCTCCTCACCACCTCCCTCAAATGGCCCCTTACCGAGCCTCCCATTCGAGATCATACGTCGAATCATCTTTCACCGACTAtccatttcttcctcctACCCCTCAGATCTAGAAGATCAATACAACCCATCTTGGGATTCATGGAACGGGATCAATGGGAAGATATCTGctgagaagaaattggaagagagaagggacGTCACGAGATCGGCGAGGGGCCTAATGGGTGTATGTAAAGCTTGGAAGGTAAGTCTACCCATCAATATAATTTCAAAAATCATTGTTGGTCGTGCTTATGGATTGATATAGCCCTTAGTGATGAAATACTTTTACTCCTCCCCTTATCTAACTACCAACCTCCCCTCTCTAGCTCAATGTGTGTTATATGGCGATTCCAAATGGTCCGATATCAATCTTCATACATTCTCCATCCCAGGTCGATACATCACTCTCCTTGACCTCAGTACAATATCTTCAAGAATTCATCCAACGGAAATCCGTAAAAGTGTTATGGCGATATTCCCTTTGATACCCAATTTGGCTCATCTCAAATTACCTTCGGGATCACTCCCAATCCCTTTAGAGGAAGCTGGATATGCAACGTTCATCAAGAATCTGAAATGTTTAGAAGGGGTACACGCAGATTATGCTAATGGGTTGGTGGAATTGTTAAGGAGAAGTACAAATTTAGAGGTACTTAACGTTATCGGTTCAACAACAACACATAACTCAGACGAGGTGGAGAGTATAACTCGGATATTGAATTTACCCAAATTACATACGTTGAAAATGGAAGATGTCAATTCTGGTCATCTGTTAGATGGTCTGATCCAGTCTGAATTACCCAATCTGAAGAGACTGGTTATAACTCCTTCATCAAGCAATTCTATATCGACTTTCCAAGAGGTCCACGGAAACAAGATTAGATCGTTAACTTATCTACAAAGCAAATACTCTATTTGGTCAACTGTAGAAGACGGATTGATACCATGTGAAAAGATTTTGGAATTATATCCTAATCTACAACATTTATCATTCCTCATACCGGATTATGACCAATTGGAACTGATCATTGAATCACTTCGACATTCACCTAATCATCCTCTAAGTGTGATTACAATTTATAAATGGcaagcatcttcttctgttccAAACTCGGATGGACAACTTGCCTCAGAAGGTAGGAGGGGTAAAGATACTTTATCATTCCTCAATGGGTTAGCTGACGATCCACCAAGGGGATTGAAAAGAGTTAATCTAGATGGATTTAAATGGGTAaaattggaattgggaaAGATAGCGTTAGATGCAGGGAAATCAGgtcagatgaggaagatagcCGAGATATTGGATAAAGTGGGGATTGAGTTGGGAGATATGGATGGAAACTTGTCGCCTTCTCCGCCTTATACCTGTATCGGgattggaggaggagagaaggaaagggtGTATGGACCTTTGATTGGTGGACGGAGGAGATCATCGGGTGGACAAgggttgttgaggatgaatatgattgCGTTGAGTGGCAAGGGGATAGGGACTGAAAGAGgtagtgaagaagaggatggtggatgattGTATCTACAGTTGTTTCGTTTGCTTTGTTTGCTATGAGTTGTTCGTCATATCTTGTGAATCATCGTATGTTGTACATACATTCGGTTGTAACCTGTGTATAAGGTGTTTCCTCATAGTTAGATGCATATTTTGTATTCATTATTACAGTCGATTTGGTGGTTCCAAAAATAACCAATCACCACGTACCCGCACTTGGTTACGTTACTAGCCCTAGCTCttacatccacatcaacatcaacatcaacttTGTTTTACTTAGTCATCAGTACTGTATCGTTTCTGATCCATCGATCAATCCTTCCCATTATCAAATATGGGTAGACTCCAGCATTCTCTGACCGATACTCAACTCAACCTCATTACTCTCGGTTCGATCGTTTTAGTAGGAGTGACGTGTTATGTGATGTACAGACATTACCGTAGTATACAAAGTAGATATGGcaatggattggaagatctaCAGTCAAAGGATGGAGCAAGAGGTGTGCAACAGAAGTGGACAAGGAAGGTCAAGGCTTCGTAATGATATGTGGAATTATGAGAAGAGAACGAACGACTAACGAGTAGGTCATTCACCATGATCGCGATGATTATGAAATGCTCTATACTGACCAAACTCAGACTGCTTCAGATAAAAACCGCTCTCGAAGCACTTCACAATGATCCCATCCTGGTGCATGTACTTCAACCTACACATACGCTATAGATCCGTAAAACCTCTGACCTGTTCAGAATCTTGTCATGCATCTTTGTATGCCTGGTCGCTGTATCgcgatgatgattgtttcGGATTGCGCCGATATGCCCAACTCGGGATCATCGAGCATTATATTGCTGGAATCAGAGTTGAGTCTAGACCATGATGCTGCAAAGCTTAAATCGGACCCATCAGTCCGACGtgtgagagggagagggacTTATTCACATCGACATCAGCGATAGTGTGCTAAGCTGGACCAATACACAAGACTATATACGCTCCTTCCCATCATACATCCCGTCTCCTTACTCTCACCTGACGGATCAGTGCAAAAACACATCCCGACGTCATCATAACACTCTCGCTTGTCACGCGCTCATACAATATCGAAAAGTGATATTTTGGCATCGAatataaatcatcatcttaATATAGTTTGATTTGGAATCTTCACCTCAGCTCATCTTAGTCATGAGCATAAGCTTAGCATTAACATGATAGCCTAGGGTAACCATCTTAACAAACAAACACTCGACCCAGTTCAAACAGGAATACACACAATCAACGCAAACTTCACCCTCACCCTTGAGAAACTTTCTCCATTCAGATCCTATTCCCATTCAAAACTCATTTCCAATACGACCGCTCTAGACTTTTAGACTTGTCAGTATGTCGTTCAGCGAACAAAGGATCTCGTCATCGGCATCTACGACCCATTCAAATGGGACCATTCGACCCGCTAGACCTCCTTCAGTATCTTCTCTGAgacatacacatacacataaTCGTGTACAgtcacattcacattcaagAAGACAATCTATAGATACGATAGAAGGGTATTCTCAACCACCTTCGCCTATCACTTATTTTCCTAATCCATCTACTTTCCTATCCAATACCAAcacttcctcgtcatcttcatcttcacccaaagTCAGTACATTGTCAATGTCAAACAGCGTCACCTCTTTAcccgaagaagaaagcgaaagtCTAGGTCCAACACCTAGGATGTCATTGGTTAATCTGGATTCTGCCAATTCCAGTCCTCGTATATCCAGAGGTGGGACAAATATGGAACATCGCCGGAGATCTAGTGCTCAGCAGGGACAAGGCGTCGGATCCCTTAGGACATTTTCAACTCCTATAAATGGATATGGATCTACgaataacaacaataatcCAGGATTAGGTTTAACACCTTCCATGTCAAATCTTAACAACAACGGCAACAACGATGCAACATTATCTTCACCAAGGAGGATATCAACTTCTCGTGTTCCACCTCCTTCTCGATTGACGCCACCCCAGGGATTACTCAATTTACCCA
The nucleotide sequence above comes from Kwoniella europaea PYCC6329 chromosome 1, complete sequence. Encoded proteins:
- a CDS encoding 6-phosphogluconolactonase, whose protein sequence is MPQSSAPPVLYSFDDTNHLQSSLANFILKAQTDAIQHRGVFTIALSGGSLPNNLKPLVDIKEIQWDKWQVFFADERIVPLDHPESNYAACSKAFLDLVPIKKEQIHTLNTELFREQTRIDPTAEIKKEEEDEAENEAVEIADDYEKQLVNTFAGANAARYPTFDLILLGMGPDGHTCSLFPGHELLSENDRWVAEIQDSPKPPKRRITFTYQVLNHAFRCAFVASGEGKQDMLSTILDKPEEGLPCSRVRPTSPGLVFWFVDHAASGKVQYPKTEYKWIQKATDDDLITTERKRLKEEMDAAVEAADH
- a CDS encoding ribosomal protein S6, with protein sequence MPLYELFCIAVHNPTSSVNLRSVINSLSNQIHSTGGVVRDMKKLGINLTLPQRMRRMRQYHERGDHFTMTFDTSPIVLKRLDETLRRDPSIIRWTLLKKATKVKDLNKLLNSSIESHGIEPRQVEM